Below is a window of Clostridiales bacterium DNA.
GTCTCCATGAGGCTGAACGAGCAGGGAATCAATGACCTGCTTCCGCAGAACGCGGATCTTGCAGACGAATCCTTCCGCAAAACCTTCAATGCCGTCACCGCCCTGGTCAACAACGCAACCATCGGGATCACCGTGGACGATAACGCCGGCCGGATGGATCTGCGGCTGAAGGACCAGGATATCCTCTATGTTGCCATGAAACTGACGGACGATGCCATGCGCATGAAAACCGATTTCTTCCCGGAGGATTCCGTGATCCTCATGACAAAGGAAGACATGAATTATACCGGTGAAATGCCTTCTTTCCCGTCCGCCGCCGCCGAGGATATACAGCTCTTCCGGGAAGCACAGGACCAGTTCAGCAGGGACTTGCGGGCCCACCTGAAGGAAAAGTGCGGTGATGAGGAAAAAGGCTCCTGGGAGTTCGAAGGCAAAACCTTCACTTCCCGCCGTCCGGTCAGCCTCACGCTGAAGGAACTGCTGACCCTGGTCCTCAGCGACTACCGGGATATGCTCCAGGCTGAAAAGCTGGCTTCCTATTACAAAAAAGCAGGTCTTGAAAACCCCGGCGAAACAATCGGCAAATACATCGAACAGGTTTCCGCCACTCCCGATGAGAAATTCCCTGAAATGACCCTGTATATCAGTGAAGCCGGCAATGACATATACTGTGCAGCCGACCTAGCTGACAGGGATGCTTCCGGGCATATTGACTGCGGAATGGTCGGCACCGTCATTGCAGGACACGGCACCATTTCCGGCGAAGCGAACACGCAGTTCGACCTGACGGCGAACAACCGCGGTTATAATTACGACCTGGCCGCGTCCATCGATGCGCCTGCCGGCAGAAGCGGTTCCGGCGAACGGATGGTCATCGGCCTGAAAGCTGCCGGCACCACGGAAAAAACCGGCGAAGGAAAAGGTACCATTTCAGTGAGCGCTTCCGGCAGTGAGCTGTTTGCCGCGGATTACACCATCGGAAAAGGCGAAAAGATCACCCTCGACTTTGACGGGGAAAACCAGCGGGTGATCACCATCAGCGACCTGAACAACTCCGGCCGCACCGAGGAGGGCAAGAAACTGTCCATGGAAATCGCTTCCGGCGTCCTGCGCATCTTCCAGCGGATTTCCGCCGCGATGCCCGATGAAGTGAACCAGCTGATGACCCTGATGACCCTGGTACAGTGATTTTCCCTTGCCCTTCCCTTCCGGATTTGTTATAATACCGGAAGTTACGGATCTGAATACTGTATGATTGGAGATGTCCCCCATGCGTAAAAAAACCCTGCTGGCTGTGCTGCTTGCAATGGTCCTGGTTCTTTCCGGATGTTCGACCATCATTGTAAAGGATCAGGCGGTTGAAGACGCCACCCCGATCCTGACCCTGGGCGACGAAGTAATCACCCGGAAGGATGTAATCAACACCCGGGATAACGTGCTGCTCAATCAGTATTATATGTATGCGTCCTACGGTATCGATCCCGCCCAGCTCGGGTTTGATATCAGCAATCCGGACACGATTGCCGCGGCGCAGGAATACGCGGTGACCGCCCTGAAGAACGACATGGTTCTCCGTGCCAAGGCAAAGGAACTCGGCCTGGATACGCTGACCGACGAAGAAAATGCCAAACTGCAGGAAGAACTCGACAAGCGGGTCAGTAGTGACCGTGCGCAAGTGAAGGCCGAGCTTTTTGCCGATACCGAGCTCGAGGGCGATGCGCTGGAAGAAGCCATCACCGCAAAGATGGATGAACTCGGCCGGACAACGGAATATTACACCGAGCTGATCTCCGCTGAAATCAAGGATACCAAGATCAAGGATTACATCTGCAAGGATGTCACCGTCACAGATGACGAAGTCAAGGCGGATTTCGACAGCAAAGTTGCGGCGGACCAGGAAAAGTACGCGGAAAATGCCGGTTCCTACGCCACCGCCGCAAACGGCTCCACCACCCTGTACTGGACGCCTGCCGGTGTACGCCGTGTGAAGCAGATCCTCATCAAGTTCAAGGACGAGGACAGCAAAGCCATTTCCGATGCCCAGGCCAAAGTAACCTCCGCCAACGGCAGTATCGAAGCGGCCCAGCTGGTCGTGGATGATGAAGCGGCCGATACGGAAGCCAAAGAAGCTGCAAAGACCAGCCTTGAAACCGCAAAAGCGGAGCTCGAAGCCGCCCAGGCGGAACTGGATGCCGCGAAGAAGGCCGCCTACACCAATATCGACGCGGATGCGGACGCCGTGGTGGAAGCCCTGGCCAACGGAGAAGACTGGGCCAAGCTGGCTGAGGAGAAAAACGAAGATCCCGGCATGAAGTCCGGTGCCCCCAATGCCGAGCGCGGCTACGCAGTGGCTGCCGGAATGACCAACTTTGACGCCGCCTTTGTGGATGCCGCCCTGGCCCTGGAAAAGGTCGGCGATGTCTCCGGCAAAGTCGCGAGCGATGCCTATGGCTACTATATCATCAAGTATGAATCCGATGTACCGGAAGGCGCCATTGCGCTGGATTCCGTCAAGGATTCCATCCATGACGCGCTTCTGTCCTCCGCGCAGGACCAGGTTTACGACACCACCGTTGCCGAATGGGTCGAAGCCGCCGGCGTAAAGGAAAACCTCGGAGGCCTGAACTGAGCAATTCAGACTCTCAGACCGGAGGGACATCGGATGATGTCCCTCCGGTTTTTTCGTTATTGCGCATGTTTTGATTAATTTGGGTCTTTTAATGTATTTGCCTTGTTTTACCCCGGAATTCCCATTATAATACCCTCGTGCTTTTTCAGGCACGCTTTGTATAGGAATGGAGGTACTTCCCCATGGCGCTGACGATTTCCCATCGCTGTCTCAACATCGCTCCCTCCCTGACGCTGCAGATCGATTCCCGGGCCAAGGAAATGAAAGCTTCCGGCCTCAACGTGATCGGCTTCGGCGCCGGCGAGCCGGACTTCCCTACACCCCCGCACATCTGCGAGGCTGCGAAGGAAGCGCTGGACCTGGGCATGACCCGTTATACGCCGGTTCCCGGTACCATGGAACTGCGCATGGCCATCACCCGGAAAATGGAGCGGGACCACGGGCTCACCTACTCTCCGCAGGAGATCCTGGTCTCCAATGGCGCCAAACATTCCCTTTTCACGATTTTCCAGACGATTCTCGACCCCGGTGATGAAGTCCTGATCCCGACGCCCTGCTGGGTTTCCTATCCGGAGCTTGTCCGCATGGCCGGTGGTGTTCCGGTCTTCATCCCCACCAATGAAGAGAACCGTTTTATCCCCAGCAACAGGGATATCGCGTCCAAGGTTTCCCGCCGGACAAAGGCGATCATCATCACCTCTCCCTCCAACCCGAACGGTTCTGTCTGGACCCGGGAGCAGCTGGAGTATGTGGGCAACCTCGCTGTCACGCATCCGTTCTACATCGTCTCCGACGAGATATATGAGAAACTGCTCTATGACGGACGCCAGCACCTGTCCATCGCCCAGCTCGGCGAACAGATCAAGGCGCAGACGTTCATCGTCAACGGCGTTTCCAAGGCCTACGCAATGACCGGCTGGCGAATCGGTTACTGCGCCGCTCCCCGGCAGGAAATCGCCGCCATGAGCGCCTTCCAGTCCCAGGCAACCAGCAACGCCAACTCCATCGCCCAGCACGCAGCCGCTGTTGCCCTCGATGGAGACCAGACCTGCGTGGAGGAAATGCGCCAGCAGTTCGAAATCCGGCGCAACGTCATGGTGGACCGCATCAACGGCATTGAGGGCATCAGCTGCCTGAAGCCGGAGGGCGCCTTCTACGTGATGATGAACATCCGCAATCTGATCGGCCGCACCTATCACGGCCGTGTCCTGGAAGATTCCATGGATTTTGCGGAAATGCTTCTCGCGGAAAAACATGTCGCCGTTGTCCCCGGTATCGCCTTTGAGGCGGAAGGCTTCTGCCGCCTGTCCTATGCGATTTCCACCGAAAAGATCAACGAAGGCCTTGACCGGGTCGCCGCCTTCATCGATGAACTGAAGTAACCACGCGCAGTCAGGAGAAAACAAATGCTGAAGTTTGACCAGACCACCAACCTGCTTATGCAGGCCAAATACCATTACGACCTGCAGGATGTCGCGGAGCCGAACCTTTACCGGGAGATCTATGACTACGAGCATGTCCCGAAGGTTGCTTTCAACATGCGCCATGTGCCCATGCAGATGCCCGATGAGATCTGGATGACGGATACCACTTTCCGGGATGGCCAGCAGTCCGTCTCCCCCTTCACACCGGAACAGATCCTTCACCTTTTCAAGCTCATGAGCCGCCTGGGCGGCCCCAACGGCATGGTCCGCCAGAGCGAGTTCTTCCTTTATACGGAAAACGACCAGAAGGCCCTGCGCCTCTGCCAGGATGCCGGCCTCCCCTTCCCGGAGATCACCACCTGGATTCGCGCCAATGAAAAGGACTTCGAGCTCGTCAAGAACGCGAATGTGGAGGAAACCGGCGTGCTGGTTTCCTGCAGCGATTATCACATTTTCAACAAGATGCACCTCACCCGTTCCCAGGCGATGGACAAATACCTGGGCATCGTGAAGTCTGCCCTCAGCTACGGCATTCGCCCGCGCTGCCACTTTGAGGACATCACCCGCGCGGATTTCTACGGTTTTGTGGTGCCCTTCGCCACCGAGCTCATGAAGCTCTCGCGGGAAAGTGGTATTCCGATCAAGATCCGCGCCTGCGATACCATGGGCTATGGCGTCAGTTATCCCGGCGCCGCCCTGCCCCGCAGCGTGCCCGGCATCATCTACGGCCTGCGCCACTATGCGGAAGTGCCTTCCGAGCAGCTCGAGTGGCACGGCCATAACGACTTCTACAAGGTCGTTTCCAATGCGGCAACCGCATGGCTTTACGGGTGCTCCAGCATCAACTGCAGCCTCCTGGGCATCGGGGAACGCACCGGCAACTGCCCGCTCGAAGCCATGGCAGTCGAATATGAATCCCTCCGCGGCGAGACGGCCGGTATGGACCTTACCGCCATCACCGAGATTGCGGATTACATGGAGCGCGAAATCGGCATCGAGATCAGCCCCCGCCAGCCCTTTGTCGGCCGTCACTTCAATGTCACGCGCGCCGGCATCCATGCCGACGGCATGCTGAAGGATGAGGAAATCTACAACATCTTCGATACCGCGAAGATCCTGAACCGGCCGGCATCTGTCGCCGTGGACAACCGGGGCGGCACCGCTTCCATCGCCCACTGGATCAACAACTACTTCCGCCTCAACGGCGACAATACCATCGAAAAAACCGATCCTCTCGTAGTCAACATGCGCCATATGGTCGATGACCTCTATGCCAACGGCCGCAACACCGTCATGGGTGATGAGGAACTGGAAATCATGGTTCGCCGCTGTGATGTGGACCGCTACGAACGCCTCCTGTTCCACAGGAGCAAATAACCGATTGTTCGGCCGGAATCCCCTGCCCGAAGGCAGGCGGTTCCGGCCGATACTTTTTTATATTCCGTTTTCAGCCGGTTAAAAAAAGATCCGGGGCATTAGCCCTGGATCTCTTCGATTAATTCAAGCACCCGTTCAGTCCCGTCCGCCGGAGGCGCGTTCTTCAGCGCTGCCTCCAGCTTCTCCCGGTCCGCCCATGTGTCCAGGATTGCTTTCACCAGCGTGTCCTTCGACATGTTTTCCTGCATCAGCACGTGGCAAAGACCGCGTTTTTCCAGGCTTTGCGCATTCAGGATCTGGTCGCCGCGGCTGGCGCCCTTCGGATACGGAATCAGCAGCATCGGCCGCCCCAGCGCCTGGAATTCGCACAGCGCGTTGGATCCGGCGCGGCTCAGCACCATATCGGTGCATGCCAGCGCGTCCGGCAGCTCTGCGTCCAGGAATTCCACCTGGCTGTATCCGGCTTTTCCTTCCAGTGCCGGATCCAGGTTTCCCCGGCCGCACACATGGAGGATATCAAACGTTCCGGTCAGGTCATCCAGTGCTTCCCGCAGGCATTTGTTCACGCTCTGCGCGCCGGAGGATCCGCCCATCATCATCATCACCGGCTTGCTTCCGTCAAACCCGGCTCGCTCCAGTCCCTTCGCCCGATCGCCGCGGAACAGCTCCGGCCGGAGCGGCGTCCCGGTCATTTCCGCTTTGGAACCCAGGGCTTCCGCGCATTCCGGAAAAGTGGTCGCGATCCGTTTTGCGAACGGCTTGCACAGTTTATTCGCCAGTCCGGGGGTCAGGTCGCTTTCATGGCACAGCACGGGGATCCGGTGGAGCCACGCCCCGAACACCACGGGCACCGCAACAAACCCGCCCTTGGAGAATACCACATCCGGCT
It encodes the following:
- a CDS encoding peptidylprolyl isomerase yields the protein MRKKTLLAVLLAMVLVLSGCSTIIVKDQAVEDATPILTLGDEVITRKDVINTRDNVLLNQYYMYASYGIDPAQLGFDISNPDTIAAAQEYAVTALKNDMVLRAKAKELGLDTLTDEENAKLQEELDKRVSSDRAQVKAELFADTELEGDALEEAITAKMDELGRTTEYYTELISAEIKDTKIKDYICKDVTVTDDEVKADFDSKVAADQEKYAENAGSYATAANGSTTLYWTPAGVRRVKQILIKFKDEDSKAISDAQAKVTSANGSIEAAQLVVDDEAADTEAKEAAKTSLETAKAELEAAQAELDAAKKAAYTNIDADADAVVEALANGEDWAKLAEEKNEDPGMKSGAPNAERGYAVAAGMTNFDAAFVDAALALEKVGDVSGKVASDAYGYYIIKYESDVPEGAIALDSVKDSIHDALLSSAQDQVYDTTVAEWVEAAGVKENLGGLN
- a CDS encoding pyridoxal phosphate-dependent aminotransferase, coding for MTISHRCLNIAPSLTLQIDSRAKEMKASGLNVIGFGAGEPDFPTPPHICEAAKEALDLGMTRYTPVPGTMELRMAITRKMERDHGLTYSPQEILVSNGAKHSLFTIFQTILDPGDEVLIPTPCWVSYPELVRMAGGVPVFIPTNEENRFIPSNRDIASKVSRRTKAIIITSPSNPNGSVWTREQLEYVGNLAVTHPFYIVSDEIYEKLLYDGRQHLSIAQLGEQIKAQTFIVNGVSKAYAMTGWRIGYCAAPRQEIAAMSAFQSQATSNANSIAQHAAAVALDGDQTCVEEMRQQFEIRRNVMVDRINGIEGISCLKPEGAFYVMMNIRNLIGRTYHGRVLEDSMDFAEMLLAEKHVAVVPGIAFEAEGFCRLSYAISTEKINEGLDRVAAFIDELK
- a CDS encoding 2-isopropylmalate synthase, whose protein sequence is MLKFDQTTNLLMQAKYHYDLQDVAEPNLYREIYDYEHVPKVAFNMRHVPMQMPDEIWMTDTTFRDGQQSVSPFTPEQILHLFKLMSRLGGPNGMVRQSEFFLYTENDQKALRLCQDAGLPFPEITTWIRANEKDFELVKNANVEETGVLVSCSDYHIFNKMHLTRSQAMDKYLGIVKSALSYGIRPRCHFEDITRADFYGFVVPFATELMKLSRESGIPIKIRACDTMGYGVSYPGAALPRSVPGIIYGLRHYAEVPSEQLEWHGHNDFYKVVSNAATAWLYGCSSINCSLLGIGERTGNCPLEAMAVEYESLRGETAGMDLTAITEIADYMEREIGIEISPRQPFVGRHFNVTRAGIHADGMLKDEEIYNIFDTAKILNRPASVAVDNRGGTASIAHWINNYFRLNGDNTIEKTDPLVVNMRHMVDDLYANGRNTVMGDEELEIMVRRCDVDRYERLLFHRSK
- a CDS encoding undecaprenyldiphospho-muramoylpentapeptide beta-N-acetylglucosaminyltransferase, translated to MKKIVLTGGGTMGHVTPHLTLIPRLLEKGYEIHYVGSENGMEAGKMASMEGVTYHAVKSGKLRRYFSWQNFTDPFRVAAGAFQSAHLMGKLKPDVVFSKGGFVAVPVVFGAWLHRIPVLCHESDLTPGLANKLCKPFAKRIATTFPECAEALGSKAEMTGTPLRPELFRGDRAKGLERAGFDGSKPVMMMMGGSSGAQSVNKCLREALDDLTGTFDILHVCGRGNLDPALEGKAGYSQVEFLDAELPDALACTDMVLSRAGSNALCEFQALGRPMLLIPYPKGASRGDQILNAQSLEKRGLCHVLMQENMSKDTLVKAILDTWADREKLEAALKNAPPADGTERVLELIEEIQG